A genomic stretch from uncultured Pseudodesulfovibrio sp. includes:
- a CDS encoding TIGR01212 family radical SAM protein (This family includes YhcC from E. coli K-12, an uncharacterized radical SAM protein.), whose amino-acid sequence MQRTFSLSAYMHQRFGQRVQKIPLDAGFSCPNRDGAISRQGCVFCNPLGSGSGMRERGLSLAEQWAFWRDIHLGTHGIERYTAYLQSYSNTYGPVEKLAQTLTALDGLPGLTSLSLGTRPDCLDEAKLDLLAEQKDALELAEVVLELGLQSSNDSTLTHINRGHGISAFADATHAATARGLKVVAHVMAGLPAPQGREGLEELLATVEYLNALPIHGIKFHNLYVCRGTLLARWFEDGQYVPMTQAEFLDSLSEAIMYLDPKIVIHRLNGNPQKGELLAPEWAANMRGMHNAIRAHFKKHDIWQGKKNGAEAGPPEWYSPDFKKAPLP is encoded by the coding sequence ATGCAACGTACCTTTTCACTCTCCGCATATATGCACCAGCGGTTTGGTCAACGTGTCCAGAAAATACCACTGGATGCGGGTTTTTCGTGTCCGAATCGCGACGGGGCCATTTCTCGACAGGGGTGTGTCTTCTGCAACCCTCTGGGATCGGGTTCCGGCATGCGAGAACGAGGACTTTCCCTGGCGGAGCAATGGGCCTTCTGGCGTGATATTCATCTGGGGACACATGGCATTGAACGCTATACCGCCTACCTGCAATCCTATTCCAACACCTATGGCCCGGTGGAAAAGCTGGCCCAGACATTGACCGCTCTTGATGGACTGCCCGGTTTGACGTCCCTTTCTCTTGGGACACGTCCGGACTGTTTGGACGAAGCAAAGCTCGATCTTTTGGCAGAACAGAAGGATGCGCTGGAGTTGGCGGAGGTCGTGCTTGAGCTTGGCCTGCAATCTTCAAACGACTCGACGCTGACGCACATCAATCGAGGGCATGGCATCTCGGCCTTTGCCGACGCCACGCACGCCGCGACCGCGCGAGGTCTGAAGGTGGTGGCCCATGTCATGGCCGGTCTGCCTGCCCCCCAAGGCCGCGAAGGGCTGGAAGAGCTTTTGGCAACCGTCGAGTATCTCAACGCCTTGCCAATCCACGGCATCAAATTTCATAACCTCTATGTCTGCAGGGGAACGCTCTTGGCTCGCTGGTTTGAGGACGGACAGTATGTGCCGATGACACAGGCCGAGTTTCTTGACTCGTTGTCAGAGGCCATCATGTACCTTGATCCGAAGATCGTAATCCATCGTTTGAACGGCAATCCTCAAAAGGGTGAGCTGCTCGCTCCGGAGTGGGCCGCCAACATGCGCGGCATGCACAACGCCATTCGTGCGCATTTCAAAAAGCACGACATCTGGCAGGGCAAAAAGAATGGTGCCGAAGCCGGGCCGCCGGAATGGTATTCCCCGGACTTCAAGAAAGCACCGCTTCCATAG
- the mrdA gene encoding penicillin-binding protein 2, with product MSNLYNESDQQPPRSGLLLLQMLILGLFCLFAVRLWFLQIHHGEEFALKAKDNQLRQESIFSPRGLIRDRNGDLVAINEPAYALGLIREDCPDIEKALHQVALWTGRDFTELQALYKKNRKRVKPFEPLILVPDLTFDQLAVIETNKLRWPGLEIQFRPRRLYLYGTLLAHVLGYVAEANEEELSKNQELALGDTVGKQGIEFMLEERMRGIKGLTQYEVDVTGRRLQERVLKHPRAGHEISLSLDLGLQKIAMDWLDEEAGGVAVMDADTGQLLALATAPSYDSNDFSSGLTPEQWAKLRDDPLHPMQNRVIQSVYPPGSVFKHVIAGAGLSYDMLDPKETVRCTGETRLGRRIFRCWRKGGHGIVDLERALVESCDVYFYKMGKKLTVDRMSEFAKAVGFGEKTGIRLPHEKSGNIPTREWKRKRFGEGWQGGDNLNMSIGQGYTLVTPLQVVRFFASIINGGKLLKPLLLKDEKTVVQNQIPLTHAQIELLRHALIQTVDNNRGTCRRLRTKGVTVGGKTGTAQVVRLTDELKELKDDEIPYRFRDHAWMAATAEKDGRRYAIAVLVEHGLHGGSGAGPIIKACIEYLFNGKVQMKPEARKAKARAVRALSLKSKEKPVAN from the coding sequence ATGTCAAATCTCTATAACGAATCCGACCAACAGCCACCCAGGTCAGGCCTCCTCCTGCTCCAGATGCTCATTCTGGGGCTGTTTTGCCTGTTCGCCGTCAGGCTCTGGTTTCTCCAGATCCACCACGGCGAAGAATTTGCCCTCAAGGCAAAAGACAACCAGTTGCGTCAGGAATCCATTTTTTCTCCACGCGGACTGATCCGCGATCGCAACGGCGACCTGGTTGCCATCAATGAACCGGCCTATGCACTCGGACTGATTCGCGAAGACTGCCCGGACATCGAAAAAGCCCTGCATCAGGTGGCATTGTGGACTGGACGAGACTTTACCGAACTCCAGGCTCTCTACAAAAAGAACCGCAAACGGGTGAAGCCTTTCGAACCGCTCATCCTGGTACCGGACCTCACATTCGATCAATTGGCTGTCATTGAAACCAACAAATTGCGGTGGCCCGGCCTTGAGATTCAGTTTCGCCCTCGCCGTCTGTACCTGTACGGCACACTTCTAGCGCACGTCCTCGGCTACGTGGCAGAAGCCAACGAAGAAGAACTGTCAAAGAATCAGGAACTCGCTCTTGGAGACACCGTTGGCAAACAGGGCATTGAGTTCATGCTTGAAGAACGCATGCGCGGCATCAAGGGCCTGACCCAATATGAAGTGGATGTCACAGGGCGACGTCTGCAGGAACGAGTTCTCAAGCACCCCCGTGCCGGACATGAAATTTCTCTTTCACTCGACCTGGGATTGCAAAAGATCGCCATGGACTGGTTGGATGAAGAGGCCGGAGGTGTTGCCGTAATGGACGCAGACACAGGCCAGCTTCTGGCTTTGGCTACAGCTCCATCATATGATTCAAATGATTTTTCTTCGGGCCTGACACCCGAGCAATGGGCCAAACTCCGGGACGACCCTCTTCACCCCATGCAGAACCGCGTCATCCAGTCAGTGTACCCACCGGGCTCGGTCTTCAAGCACGTTATTGCAGGCGCCGGTCTGAGTTATGACATGCTCGATCCAAAAGAAACAGTTCGCTGCACCGGCGAAACACGGCTCGGTCGCCGTATTTTTCGCTGCTGGAGAAAGGGCGGACACGGGATTGTTGATCTGGAGCGCGCCCTTGTGGAGTCCTGCGATGTCTATTTCTACAAGATGGGAAAGAAGCTGACCGTCGATCGAATGAGCGAATTTGCCAAGGCTGTCGGCTTCGGAGAGAAGACCGGCATCCGTCTGCCCCATGAAAAATCCGGCAACATCCCCACCCGCGAATGGAAACGTAAACGGTTCGGTGAAGGCTGGCAGGGAGGCGACAACCTGAATATGTCCATCGGTCAGGGCTATACTCTTGTGACTCCGCTGCAGGTGGTCAGATTTTTCGCCAGCATCATCAACGGTGGCAAACTGCTTAAACCCTTGCTGCTCAAAGATGAGAAGACCGTGGTTCAGAATCAGATCCCGCTCACTCACGCCCAGATAGAACTACTCAGACATGCACTGATTCAAACTGTCGACAACAATCGCGGAACATGTCGCCGCCTGCGCACCAAAGGCGTCACTGTTGGCGGCAAGACCGGAACCGCCCAGGTAGTCCGCCTGACTGACGAGCTCAAGGAATTGAAGGATGACGAAATCCCGTACCGATTCCGTGACCATGCATGGATGGCCGCCACCGCAGAAAAAGACGGTCGGCGCTATGCCATCGCAGTACTCGTCGAACACGGCCTGCACGGTGGAAGCGGCGCAGGCCCAATAATCAAGGCGTGCATCGAGTATCTGTTCAACGGTAAGGTTCAGATGAAACCGGAAGCCAGAAAAGCCAAGGCCAGAGCGGTTCGCGCCCTGTCCCTCAAGTCCAAGGAGAAACCCGTTGCCAATTGA
- the atpA gene encoding F0F1 ATP synthase subunit alpha, with protein sequence MQIKAEEISKIIQDQIQNYESRVEMSETGTVLYVGDGIARVHGVENVMAMELLEFPGGLMGMVLNLEEDNVGVALLGPDTGVKEGDPVKRTGKIYSVPVGDGVMGRVVDPLGQPIDGLGPIDTTETRPVEMKAPGIIARKSVHEPCYTGLKAVDAMTPVGRGQRELVIGDRQTGKTAVCVDAIIAQKTTDVHCFYVAIGQKKASVALVADILRQHGAMEYTTIVSATASEPAPLQFIAAYTGATMAEFYRDNGKHALICYDDLSKQATAYREMSLLLRRPPGREAFPGDVFYLHSRLLERSCKVNDSLGAGSLTALPVIETQAGDVSAFIPTNVISITDGQIYLEPNLFLSGVRPAINVGLSVSRVGGSAQIKAMKQVAGTLRLDLAQYRELAAFASFGSDLDKATQGKLNRGARMVELLKQPQYKPLTVQEQVAVLYAGTRGHLDDVPVEAVQKFEAEFLEFMNNAKSAVLDSIVEKQKIDDAVEADLKAAIDEFKKGFSA encoded by the coding sequence ATGCAGATCAAAGCAGAAGAAATCAGCAAAATCATTCAGGACCAGATTCAGAATTATGAGTCTCGTGTTGAAATGAGCGAGACCGGTACCGTCCTCTACGTTGGTGACGGTATTGCTCGTGTTCACGGCGTTGAGAACGTCATGGCCATGGAGCTGCTGGAATTCCCCGGCGGCCTGATGGGTATGGTTCTTAACCTGGAAGAAGACAACGTCGGTGTCGCCCTGCTGGGCCCTGATACTGGTGTTAAGGAAGGCGATCCGGTCAAGCGTACCGGCAAGATTTACTCCGTGCCCGTCGGTGACGGCGTCATGGGCCGCGTTGTTGACCCGCTGGGTCAGCCCATCGATGGTCTGGGACCGATCGACACCACTGAGACCCGCCCGGTTGAAATGAAGGCTCCCGGCATCATCGCTCGTAAGTCCGTTCACGAGCCCTGCTACACCGGCCTCAAGGCTGTTGATGCAATGACTCCTGTTGGCCGCGGCCAGCGCGAACTCGTCATTGGTGACCGTCAGACTGGTAAGACCGCTGTCTGCGTCGACGCCATCATCGCCCAGAAGACCACTGACGTGCACTGCTTCTACGTTGCCATCGGCCAGAAGAAAGCATCCGTCGCACTGGTTGCCGACATTCTCCGTCAGCACGGCGCCATGGAATACACCACCATCGTTTCCGCCACCGCTTCCGAGCCCGCACCGCTGCAGTTCATCGCTGCTTACACCGGTGCTACCATGGCAGAATTCTACCGTGACAACGGCAAGCACGCCCTCATCTGCTACGATGACCTTTCCAAGCAGGCAACTGCTTACCGTGAAATGTCCCTCCTGCTTCGTCGTCCTCCGGGCCGTGAAGCATTCCCCGGTGACGTTTTCTACCTCCACTCCAGACTGTTGGAACGTTCCTGCAAAGTTAATGACAGCCTCGGCGCAGGTTCCCTGACCGCTCTGCCCGTCATTGAAACCCAGGCCGGTGACGTTTCCGCATTTATTCCGACCAACGTTATCTCCATTACTGATGGTCAGATCTACCTGGAGCCCAACCTGTTCCTGTCCGGCGTCCGCCCGGCCATCAACGTCGGTCTCTCCGTCTCCCGAGTCGGTGGTTCCGCACAGATCAAGGCTATGAAGCAGGTTGCCGGTACTCTTCGTCTCGACCTCGCCCAGTATCGTGAACTGGCTGCATTCGCATCCTTCGGCTCCGATCTGGACAAGGCTACTCAGGGCAAACTGAATCGCGGCGCTCGCATGGTTGAGCTCCTGAAGCAGCCTCAGTACAAGCCGCTGACCGTCCAGGAGCAGGTTGCTGTTCTTTACGCTGGTACACGCGGTCACCTTGATGACGTTCCGGTTGAGGCAGTCCAGAAGTTCGAAGCAGAATTCCTCGAGTTCATGAACAACGCCAAATCTGCTGTCCTTGACTCCATCGTCGAGAAACAGAAGATCGACGACGCTGTCGAAGCTGACCTCAAGGCCGCTATCGATGAGTTCAAGAAAGGCTTCAGCGCTTAA
- the atpH gene encoding ATP synthase F1 subunit delta, whose product MIGNVVSRRYAKALFAVGAAKGEAEQAKYGEQLADIGASIEEAPEAMTFFKNPAFSAEEKKKVINQLIEKVSVDQMVKNFCDLMADNSRVEMLPAVAADYKRMMDAVSGVITGELITVSDLNEERKSAIQTNLEKQAGKKLELSFTTDKDILGGIVLKVGDKVMDASLKAQLQILKENIKRGE is encoded by the coding sequence TTGATTGGTAACGTCGTTTCCCGCCGCTATGCCAAAGCTCTGTTTGCCGTAGGCGCCGCCAAGGGCGAAGCAGAACAGGCAAAGTATGGCGAGCAGCTGGCAGATATCGGCGCTTCCATTGAAGAAGCACCCGAGGCAATGACTTTCTTCAAGAACCCGGCATTCAGTGCCGAGGAGAAGAAAAAAGTCATCAACCAGTTGATCGAAAAAGTTTCGGTAGACCAGATGGTCAAGAACTTCTGTGACCTGATGGCCGATAACAGCCGGGTCGAGATGCTCCCCGCTGTCGCTGCCGACTATAAGCGTATGATGGATGCCGTGTCAGGTGTCATCACGGGCGAGCTCATCACGGTGAGCGACCTTAACGAGGAAAGAAAATCTGCAATCCAGACAAATCTTGAAAAGCAGGCCGGCAAGAAGCTGGAACTGTCTTTCACCACCGACAAGGACATCCTTGGCGGTATCGTCCTCAAGGTCGGGGATAAAGTCATGGACGCCAGCCTCAAGGCGCAACTGCAGATTTTGAAAGAAAATATTAAAAGGGGTGAGTAG
- a CDS encoding rod shape-determining protein → MGNLLNKIIGSFSNDLAIDLGTANTLVYVKGKGVMLSEPSVVAVKKNSRGDKTVLAVGAEAKKMLGRTPGNIVAIRPMKDGVIADFEVTEAMLRHFISKVHNSRRLVRPRIMICVPTGITQVEKRAVKESAQSAGAREVYLIEEPMAAAIGANLPITEPTSNMIVDIGGGTTEIAVISLSGIVYARSVRIGGDKMDEAIMQHVKRKYNMLIGESTSEQIKIHIGSAYPLGDQEPIMEVKGRDLVTGIPQNRPITAEEVREAISEQVEAIVQGVRIALEQTPPELAADIVDRGIVLTGGGALLKGLDQLLQHETQLPITVVEDPLTAVVLGSGKALDNIDLYKDVTTD, encoded by the coding sequence ATGGGTAACCTGCTCAACAAAATCATCGGCTCATTCTCCAATGATCTTGCCATCGACCTAGGCACAGCCAACACGCTGGTCTACGTCAAGGGCAAGGGAGTCATGCTGTCCGAACCGTCCGTCGTCGCCGTGAAAAAAAACTCACGCGGAGACAAAACCGTACTGGCAGTGGGCGCCGAAGCAAAAAAAATGCTCGGACGCACACCCGGCAACATCGTGGCTATCAGACCGATGAAGGACGGCGTTATCGCCGACTTCGAAGTGACCGAAGCCATGCTCAGGCACTTTATCTCCAAGGTCCACAACTCCAGGCGGCTGGTCCGCCCTCGCATCATGATCTGCGTACCCACAGGCATTACCCAAGTGGAAAAACGCGCAGTCAAGGAATCGGCACAGAGTGCCGGTGCCCGCGAGGTCTACCTCATCGAGGAACCGATGGCAGCAGCCATCGGCGCGAACCTGCCGATTACGGAACCGACCTCCAACATGATCGTTGACATCGGTGGAGGTACCACTGAAATCGCTGTCATCTCCCTGTCCGGCATCGTTTACGCCCGAAGCGTCCGCATCGGCGGCGACAAGATGGACGAGGCGATCATGCAACACGTCAAACGCAAGTACAACATGCTCATCGGTGAATCCACATCCGAACAGATCAAGATTCACATCGGCTCCGCGTATCCTCTGGGCGACCAGGAACCGATCATGGAAGTCAAAGGTCGCGACCTTGTCACTGGTATTCCACAGAATCGGCCCATCACGGCTGAAGAGGTCCGCGAGGCCATCAGCGAACAGGTGGAGGCCATTGTCCAGGGCGTACGAATCGCACTGGAACAGACTCCCCCCGAACTGGCTGCCGATATAGTTGACCGAGGCATCGTCCTCACCGGCGGCGGCGCGCTCCTCAAGGGGCTCGACCAATTGCTGCAGCATGAAACCCAGTTGCCCATCACTGTTGTCGAGGACCCGCTCACCGCAGTCGTGCTCGGCTCGGGCAAGGCACTGGACAACATCGACCTGTACAAGGATGTCACGACCGACTAA
- the rodA gene encoding rod shape-determining protein RodA, which translates to MPIDRRLLLYINWPLLGMAIVLFLVGVLNLYSASGFRLEEGMNLAPYYHKQLLWGTVGLLGMLVFMFFDYRHLKTMAWPLFWTTVILLIAVFFMGKTIYGARRWLDLGFMNFQPSELAKIAILIVGARILSKEREPLGFIRLGYVLGVGMILAGLIIKQPDLGSGLSILLILGGMILFRGVTPRVFKTALVAIPALLPLSWFFLHDYQKQRIMTFLDPTTDPLGAGYHIIQSEIAIGSGGFWGKGFLQGTQSQLRFLPERHTDFAVAVLGEEWGFFGTLLLLALFCVFLYQMVVIAKDARGLFGSYLAAGVFFYFFWQILINTGMVLGLMPVVGIPLPFISYGGSATLVNFCLVGLVLNVSMRRFLFKQN; encoded by the coding sequence TTGCCAATTGATCGCAGGTTACTGCTCTACATCAACTGGCCGCTGCTCGGCATGGCCATTGTCCTCTTTCTGGTGGGCGTGCTAAACCTGTATTCCGCCAGTGGATTCAGGCTTGAAGAAGGCATGAACCTGGCCCCCTACTACCACAAACAACTCTTGTGGGGTACAGTAGGGCTGCTTGGTATGCTTGTCTTCATGTTCTTCGACTACCGCCACCTGAAAACCATGGCCTGGCCGCTGTTCTGGACCACTGTCATACTACTTATCGCGGTCTTTTTCATGGGCAAGACCATTTATGGAGCCCGCCGCTGGCTTGATCTGGGATTCATGAACTTCCAGCCTTCGGAGCTGGCAAAAATCGCTATACTTATCGTAGGCGCACGCATTCTTTCCAAAGAACGTGAACCTCTCGGCTTTATCAGGCTCGGTTATGTACTCGGCGTGGGCATGATCCTGGCTGGGTTGATCATCAAACAGCCTGATCTCGGCTCCGGCCTGTCCATACTCCTAATTCTGGGCGGCATGATCCTGTTCCGTGGCGTTACGCCAAGAGTCTTCAAGACGGCTCTAGTGGCTATCCCGGCCCTGCTTCCTCTTTCGTGGTTCTTCCTGCACGATTACCAGAAACAGCGTATAATGACATTTCTTGATCCCACCACCGATCCACTGGGGGCTGGCTACCATATCATCCAGTCGGAAATTGCCATCGGTTCCGGAGGATTCTGGGGCAAGGGATTTCTTCAGGGGACCCAATCCCAATTGCGCTTTTTGCCTGAGCGGCACACGGACTTCGCGGTGGCAGTTCTTGGTGAAGAATGGGGATTCTTCGGCACCCTGCTGTTACTGGCGCTTTTCTGCGTCTTTTTATACCAGATGGTCGTCATTGCAAAGGATGCACGAGGGTTGTTCGGCTCCTATCTTGCGGCCGGTGTGTTCTTCTATTTTTTCTGGCAAATCCTCATTAATACGGGTATGGTCCTCGGGCTTATGCCAGTTGTCGGAATACCGCTTCCATTCATTAGCTATGGAGGAAGTGCGACACTGGTTAATTTTTGTCTTGTCGGGCTTGTGCTTAATGTATCAATGCGGCGGTTCCTGTTCAAACAGAACTAA
- a CDS encoding polymer-forming cytoskeletal protein: protein MARDEINAFLGAGTNYQGKLHFQGAVRIDGNFQGEVVSEGTLVVGQEAVVEGQIKVGQLVLSGKLKGEVEAKDKVVLHKTANLQGNIKTPSLVVEEGAVLEGELAMGSRSVNSDAQPKKDS from the coding sequence ATGGCGAGAGATGAAATAAATGCGTTTTTGGGGGCCGGAACCAACTACCAGGGAAAATTGCACTTTCAAGGCGCTGTGCGTATTGACGGCAATTTCCAGGGTGAAGTGGTGTCCGAAGGAACGCTCGTCGTCGGACAGGAAGCCGTTGTGGAAGGGCAGATCAAAGTAGGCCAGCTCGTCCTTTCCGGCAAACTCAAAGGTGAAGTCGAGGCCAAAGACAAGGTCGTCTTGCACAAGACGGCAAACTTGCAGGGGAACATCAAGACACCGAGCCTGGTTGTTGAAGAAGGCGCGGTCCTTGAAGGCGAGCTTGCCATGGGCAGCCGCAGCGTAAATTCGGACGCACAACCGAAAAAAGATTCCTAA
- the atpF gene encoding F0F1 ATP synthase subunit B: MKRTYVFFAVLLTALAVSSVAFASAAEGHAVFTAENVKNYGLRMLNFVIFAALLYKFGGAKIKDFFVGRRDGIKQDLDDLQSRQVEAEKKLKNVEASIANMAQEKQQILEDAKAQGEAIKAAIIEKAKKDAEALTEQAKRTASNEAQAAINTIRAEMADMVIEAAERIVAEKLSADDHDKLVDDYLTKVVLN; encoded by the coding sequence TTGAAACGGACGTATGTGTTTTTTGCGGTCCTGCTGACCGCTTTGGCTGTCTCCTCTGTCGCTTTTGCCAGCGCTGCGGAAGGGCACGCAGTTTTCACGGCTGAAAACGTGAAAAACTATGGCCTTCGTATGCTCAACTTCGTGATTTTCGCTGCGCTGCTATACAAGTTCGGCGGGGCAAAAATCAAAGACTTCTTCGTGGGACGCCGCGACGGTATCAAGCAGGATCTCGACGATCTGCAATCCCGTCAGGTCGAGGCCGAGAAGAAGCTCAAGAATGTTGAGGCCAGCATCGCCAATATGGCGCAGGAAAAGCAGCAGATCCTCGAAGACGCCAAGGCACAGGGCGAGGCTATCAAGGCCGCCATCATTGAGAAGGCCAAGAAGGACGCCGAAGCTCTGACCGAACAGGCCAAGCGCACCGCTTCCAACGAGGCTCAGGCTGCCATCAATACCATTCGCGCCGAAATGGCCGACATGGTGATTGAAGCTGCCGAAAGAATCGTTGCCGAGAAGCTGAGCGCCGATGACCACGACAAACTCGTGGATGACTATTTAACAAAGGTGGTGCTCAATTGA
- a CDS encoding ATP synthase F0 subunit B: MIFLLNIVLIKPIREIIKKRKGLMADQLEKIEGFNENAETKVADYEAQLTAARKEAGEIRNAAKDAGVVEEQALLSTAGAEASSTIQAARTEIKSQVKGAMEQLTKDVDKYAEQATGKILGQA; this comes from the coding sequence ATGATCTTCTTGCTGAACATCGTGCTTATCAAGCCGATTCGCGAGATCATCAAGAAACGCAAGGGTTTAATGGCTGATCAGCTGGAAAAAATCGAAGGTTTCAACGAGAACGCTGAGACGAAAGTGGCCGATTATGAGGCCCAACTCACCGCAGCGCGTAAAGAAGCCGGAGAGATCCGCAATGCTGCAAAGGATGCAGGCGTGGTCGAAGAACAGGCCCTGCTCTCCACTGCCGGCGCAGAAGCTTCCAGCACCATTCAGGCCGCTCGCACCGAGATTAAATCTCAGGTCAAGGGTGCCATGGAACAGCTGACCAAGGACGTGGACAAATACGCTGAGCAGGCTACAGGCAAGATCCTGGGCCAGGCTTAG
- the mreC gene encoding rod shape-determining protein MreC — translation MKGPKRIAVIILAGLFVYLSLYTWNLRTGHLDALSSYTGLDVSGAILRPGIWVTDQIGDFWMRYIYLVGLKQENDDLKAQAAELRRENMLLHSQARSAERLEDLLKFTPPDQWEYFGARVIAHRMGPAGALDTIAVDKGSSADVEDDMPAVSLKGVVGRVLRTGAATSTILLLTDPNSRIAVIGAEHRSPAMLAGQGYGKQLILRYINQNAPIEPNELLLSSGLSGIFPKGLPVARVTRIQRSDISLFLTVMAEPLVDMAGLEEILLLKRTPGKLPDETPVSEEGADGAADQ, via the coding sequence GTGAAAGGCCCGAAAAGAATAGCAGTCATCATCCTGGCAGGATTGTTCGTATACCTCTCCCTGTATACGTGGAACCTGCGCACAGGGCATCTCGACGCCCTGTCCAGCTACACGGGGCTTGATGTATCCGGTGCTATTTTACGTCCAGGCATATGGGTTACCGACCAGATCGGCGACTTCTGGATGCGGTACATCTACCTTGTTGGCCTCAAACAGGAAAATGACGACCTCAAGGCCCAGGCAGCCGAACTCAGACGCGAGAACATGCTTCTGCACTCCCAGGCACGCTCTGCCGAACGCCTTGAGGATCTGCTCAAATTCACGCCCCCCGACCAATGGGAATACTTCGGCGCACGAGTCATCGCCCACCGCATGGGTCCGGCTGGAGCTCTCGACACAATTGCCGTGGACAAAGGCAGCAGTGCCGACGTCGAGGACGACATGCCCGCCGTATCCCTTAAAGGTGTGGTCGGCCGTGTCTTGCGCACAGGAGCCGCCACATCCACGATTCTCCTGCTCACCGACCCCAACAGCCGTATCGCGGTCATCGGCGCAGAGCATCGCTCTCCGGCCATGCTTGCAGGACAAGGCTACGGCAAGCAGCTCATTCTCCGATACATCAACCAGAATGCGCCCATTGAGCCGAATGAGCTCCTGCTGTCGTCCGGCCTGTCCGGCATCTTTCCCAAGGGATTACCCGTTGCCCGCGTGACCCGCATCCAGCGGTCCGATATTTCTCTGTTCCTCACGGTCATGGCAGAACCGCTTGTGGACATGGCCGGTCTGGAAGAAATTCTGTTGCTCAAACGCACACCCGGCAAGCTCCCGGACGAGACCCCTGTCAGCGAGGAGGGTGCAGACGGTGCCGCTGACCAATAA